The Candidatus Methylomirabilota bacterium sequence CTTGGCTCGCAAGGGCGTGATGATGGGATCGAAGTTCGACTTTTCTTCCGTCCCCTCGAAACCGAGGACGGTGAGCCCCTTCTTCTTGGCGTCGTCACGGAAATACTCCGCGACGCCCTGCCCATAGGTGGTCTTGTCGTGGATGATGTAGACCGACTTGATCTTCAAGCTTGCCGCGAACTCCGACCCGACCACCCCCTGGACGTCGTCGCGACCGCACACCCGATAGATGTTGGGATATCCCCGGTCAGTGACCGTCGGATTGGTGTTGGCCGGCGATACCATGGCCAGGTTCACTTCCCGATAGACCTCGGACGAGGGAATGGCGACGCCGGAGTTCAGGTGTCCGACGACGGCGAGGATGTCCTTATCGGCGATGATGTTCCTGGCGTTGGCCACGCCCACATCGGGCTTGGCCTGGTCGTCGTAGGGCACGAGCTCGACCTTGTAGCCCAGCTTCTCGACGCCGGCCTTGAACTTCTCGACCGCGAGCTGAGCACCGAGCTTGATCCCCTCACCGAGGGCGGCCTGCCCGCCGCTCAGCGGACTCTGTGTGGCGATCTTGATGGTGCCCTTGCTTTGCGCCTGAAGGGGACCAGTCGCGGGGACCAGCGCCAGGCCGAGCACCAGCGACAGCAAGAGAACAGATCTGATCACATGCGTCATCGGACATCCCTCCTGCCTGCGGTAGGGCCGGACTCGCGCGCCATTATCGAGACTTGCGCGCCATTATAGCGAGCGGACATCCGGGGTCAAGGCGCGGGCGGCCCGGATCGCCTCGATGAAGCGCCGGGTGGCGTGCTCCGGATCGTCGGCGGCGCACACCGCGGAGATGACCGCGACGCCGGCGGCGCCCGCCTGGATGACCTCGCCCACGTTGTCATGCGTGATTCCGCCGATTCCGATGAGGGGTGCACGGATCTCGGTTCGGAGCTTTCGGATGAGATCGGGGCCGACGAGCTCGAAGTCGGGTTTGGTGGCCGTAGGGAACATCGCGCCCACTGCCACGTAGTCCGCGCCCGCAGCCTGAGCCGCCCGGGCCTGCTCCAGGCTGTGCGTGGACACGCCGAGCAGCATCCCTGGCCGCAACATCGGGCGGGCCAGGCGCGGCGGCAGGTCGTCCTGGCCGACATGCACCCCGTTGGCTCCCAGCGCCACGGCCAGGTCCACGCGGTCGTTCACGATGAAGGTGGCGCCGGCCTCGCGACAGCGCGCCAGCAACTGGCCGGCCAGCGCCAGGAGCCGTCCGGAGGGCCATTGCTTCTCGCGAAGCTGCACCATGCGGCAGCCACCGGCGATAGTCGCCTCGAGCAGGGTGACGAGATCGCGGCCGCGGGCCACGGTCCGGTCGAGGATGACGTAGAGGCTCGGATCCATTTCAGGAGTGCTGCCGGCGGCTATCGGCGCTGGTGAAACGGCCCTCCATGAAGGCGGGATCGGCGAGGACCTTCAGCTGGAAGGGGATCGACGTCTTCACACCCTCCACGCTCGTCTCGGCCAGCGCCCGCCGCATGCGCTCGACGGCCTCCTCCCGGTCCCGACCGTGGACGATGATCTTGGCGATGAGCGAATCGTAGAAGGGCGGCACCGCATAGGGCACCATGAGGTGACTATCCACGCGGACGCCGAAGCCACCGGGCGGGATCCAGGCCGTCACGCGCCCGGCGCTGGGGGCGAAGGTCTCGGGGTCCTCCGCGTTGATCCGGCACTCGATGGC is a genomic window containing:
- the thiE gene encoding thiamine phosphate synthase; this encodes MDPSLYVILDRTVARGRDLVTLLEATIAGGCRMVQLREKQWPSGRLLALAGQLLARCREAGATFIVNDRVDLAVALGANGVHVGQDDLPPRLARPMLRPGMLLGVSTHSLEQARAAQAAGADYVAVGAMFPTATKPDFELVGPDLIRKLRTEIRAPLIGIGGITHDNVGEVIQAGAAGVAVISAVCAADDPEHATRRFIEAIRAARALTPDVRSL
- a CDS encoding branched-chain amino acid ABC transporter substrate-binding protein; amino-acid sequence: MTHVIRSVLLLSLVLGLALVPATGPLQAQSKGTIKIATQSPLSGGQAALGEGIKLGAQLAVEKFKAGVEKLGYKVELVPYDDQAKPDVGVANARNIIADKDILAVVGHLNSGVAIPSSEVYREVNLAMVSPANTNPTVTDRGYPNIYRVCGRDDVQGVVGSEFAASLKIKSVYIIHDKTTYGQGVAEYFRDDAKKKGLTVLGFEGTEEKSNFDPIITPLRAKNPDLIYFGGIYEQAAPFFKQAREKGVKAKFMGPDGLDSSDLAKIGGKAVVGMYYTSVAGPVTKYPKAKAFAEEFRKKFGKNPEPFSAQAYDAATITLKAMEMAGKSGKKLSREDVSTAVRKVKHSGITGTWEFDDKGDPRSALYFVLQVASDDPQKWGENKEVKRLTIAAPSLKKK